A window from Streptomonospora salina encodes these proteins:
- a CDS encoding TetR/AcrR family transcriptional regulator — protein sequence MAAELSAHHRRLAQQKREAITTAATELFLDRGYDGTSLAQIAEAAGVSKSTLFKRFPTKAALFEAIVTESWQRDAGDAVARPQTGDLRSGLTTVGHRYADLVGQPGMAALFRIVIAELPRFPELGRMQFQLGKLPYFTSVQQYLQSEHEAGNADVPDAASAANQFLGMIANYVLWPRMLLTDWNPAASDIHDAVEQAVQTMLARYTPTRQPGPKPQR from the coding sequence ATGGCAGCAGAACTCTCCGCGCACCACCGCAGACTCGCTCAGCAGAAACGCGAGGCGATCACCACCGCAGCCACCGAGCTGTTCCTGGATCGTGGCTACGACGGCACCTCACTGGCCCAGATCGCCGAAGCGGCCGGGGTCTCCAAGTCCACCCTGTTCAAGCGGTTCCCCACCAAGGCGGCACTCTTCGAGGCCATCGTCACCGAGTCCTGGCAGCGTGACGCCGGCGACGCCGTCGCGCGGCCACAGACCGGAGATCTGCGCTCGGGACTGACAACCGTCGGTCACCGCTATGCCGACCTGGTCGGCCAGCCCGGCATGGCGGCCCTGTTCCGGATCGTCATCGCCGAACTTCCTCGTTTCCCCGAACTGGGACGGATGCAGTTCCAGCTCGGCAAACTTCCCTACTTCACCTCAGTTCAGCAGTACTTGCAGTCCGAGCACGAGGCGGGCAACGCTGATGTCCCGGACGCCGCAAGCGCCGCGAACCAGTTCCTCGGCATGATCGCCAACTACGTCCTGTGGCCCCGCATGCTGCTGACCGACTGGAACCCCGCAGCCTCCGACATCCACGACGCCGTCGAACAGGCCGTCCAGACCATGCTCGCCAGATACACTCCGACCCGCCAGCCCGGCCCGAAGCCGCAACGTTGA
- a CDS encoding SDR family NAD(P)-dependent oxidoreductase, which translates to MTIDTIALVTGANRGLGRGAAIALATHGVRVLVTHRGDAAGAEKTAEQVQAVGGTAAVLRLDISDVSSFASFASELNEQLERWGASRIDILVNNAGVGVFGPLEDVTIDDFDTVIDTNVRGTFFLIQSLVPLLAQGGRVINVSTSLTRHTSPATSVYSASKAAVEALSRTLAAELGPRGIRVNSIAPGPTATDFNGGAMRDDTEMRRVLAGQTALGRVGEPEEIGDAIATLASEGLRWVTAQRIEVSGGALI; encoded by the coding sequence ATGACGATCGACACGATCGCTTTGGTGACCGGTGCGAATCGCGGACTCGGACGTGGCGCGGCCATCGCTCTGGCCACACACGGGGTGCGGGTCTTGGTCACCCACCGCGGTGATGCGGCCGGGGCTGAGAAGACGGCGGAACAGGTGCAGGCGGTGGGTGGGACTGCCGCTGTTCTCCGGCTCGACATCAGCGACGTCTCCTCTTTCGCGTCCTTCGCCTCCGAGCTGAACGAGCAGCTGGAGCGCTGGGGTGCTTCGCGGATCGACATCTTGGTCAACAACGCGGGCGTGGGGGTCTTCGGACCGCTGGAGGACGTCACGATCGACGACTTCGACACGGTGATAGACACCAACGTCCGGGGCACGTTCTTCCTCATCCAGTCACTTGTGCCGCTGCTGGCCCAGGGCGGCCGCGTCATCAACGTCTCGACGTCACTGACCCGCCACACCAGCCCCGCCACCTCGGTCTACTCCGCCTCGAAGGCCGCCGTCGAAGCCCTGAGCCGCACCCTCGCCGCAGAACTCGGCCCGCGCGGAATCCGGGTCAACTCCATCGCCCCGGGACCGACCGCCACCGATTTCAACGGTGGGGCGATGCGAGACGACACCGAGATGCGCCGGGTTCTGGCCGGGCAGACCGCGCTCGGCCGCGTCGGCGAACCCGAGGAGATCGGCGACGCCATCGCCACGCTGGCCTCCGAGGGCCTGCGCTGGGTCACCGCCCAGCGAATCGAGGTCTCCGGCGGCGCCCTCATCTGA
- a CDS encoding RrF2 family transcriptional regulator, with product MAEGVEWALHSCLNLAWVGPERAVPAAALAAFYDLPAAYLNKQLQALARAGVVYSTRGPGGGFRLARDPGRITLLDVVVAIEGREEAFQCTEIRQRGPGAAGAAPSTPCLVDQAMRRAEIAWRTELADQTIAELQERVSRAAPEVPVRARQWLGAAP from the coding sequence ATGGCGGAAGGCGTCGAGTGGGCGCTGCACAGTTGCCTCAACCTGGCCTGGGTGGGGCCCGAGCGGGCGGTGCCCGCCGCGGCCCTGGCGGCGTTCTACGACCTTCCCGCCGCCTACCTGAACAAGCAGTTGCAAGCCTTGGCCCGCGCCGGCGTGGTGTACTCCACGCGCGGTCCCGGTGGCGGCTTCCGGCTCGCGCGCGATCCCGGGCGGATCACGCTGCTGGACGTCGTCGTCGCGATCGAAGGGCGCGAGGAGGCGTTCCAGTGCACCGAGATCCGGCAGCGCGGCCCCGGGGCCGCCGGCGCCGCGCCGAGTACTCCGTGCCTGGTCGACCAGGCGATGCGCCGGGCTGAGATCGCCTGGCGCACCGAACTGGCCGACCAGACGATCGCGGAGTTGCAGGAGCGGGTGAGCCGGGCCGCCCCCGAGGTTCCGGTGCGCGCGCGGCAGTGGTTGGGAGCGGCTCCCTGA
- a CDS encoding TetR/AcrR family transcriptional regulator codes for MRSEGSSSGQSARTFTEEARRAQIVECAIDTIADVGYGQASLAGIAKRAGISKGVISYHFAGKDELIERVVEHVYTKSAENMAHRLHDQPTAAATLRVYLTASIEFIRDHPREIAVIGDIVVNHRAPDGSLRYGVHTDEPLIAPLRELFEAGQRSGEFRAFAPEPMARVLRAAIDSTSSQVLTFPDFDADAYARELATTFDVATRKDP; via the coding sequence ATGCGGTCAGAAGGCAGCTCGTCCGGACAGAGCGCACGTACCTTCACGGAGGAGGCACGGCGGGCGCAGATCGTCGAGTGCGCGATCGACACGATCGCCGACGTCGGCTACGGGCAGGCGTCGCTGGCCGGCATCGCCAAGCGCGCCGGGATCAGCAAGGGCGTGATCTCCTACCACTTCGCCGGCAAAGACGAGCTGATCGAACGCGTCGTCGAGCACGTGTACACCAAAAGCGCCGAAAACATGGCGCACCGCCTCCACGACCAACCGACGGCGGCGGCGACGCTGCGCGTCTACCTCACCGCGAGCATCGAGTTCATCCGCGACCATCCGCGGGAGATCGCGGTGATCGGCGACATCGTGGTCAATCACCGCGCGCCCGACGGAAGCTTGCGCTACGGCGTGCACACCGACGAGCCGCTGATCGCCCCGCTGCGCGAACTGTTCGAAGCGGGCCAGCGCAGCGGGGAGTTCCGCGCGTTCGCCCCCGAACCCATGGCACGCGTGCTGCGCGCGGCCATCGACTCGACATCGTCCCAGGTGCTGACCTTCCCCGACTTCGACGCCGACGCCTACGCCCGCGAACTCGCCACCACCTTCGACGTGGCGACCCGGAAGGATCCCTGA
- a CDS encoding DUF5996 family protein, whose amino-acid sequence MTQTSSAPPPPAWPALDVEEWTPTRDTLHMWCQIVGKVRLAFAPMVNHWWQIPLYVSPRGLTTSPVPYDGGLFDAEFDFCDHRLRLRTGTGRTGGVALEAKPVAAFYAETTDALRDLGIEADITPVPVEVERAVPFAEDTEHTSYDPDHAYRFWQQLVAAHGVFSRFRSRFIGKTSPVHFFWGAMDLALTRFSGRTAPTHPGGAPNCGDWVMVEAHSHELSSCGFWPGGSREGSFYGYAYPEPSGFAEHPVGPQGAYYDRGLGEFLLPYDSVRRAPDPAAALMEFLQSTYEAAAVNGDWERAALEKGW is encoded by the coding sequence ATGACCCAGACCAGCAGTGCGCCGCCGCCCCCGGCCTGGCCGGCGCTGGACGTCGAGGAATGGACCCCGACCCGCGACACCCTGCACATGTGGTGCCAGATCGTCGGCAAGGTGCGCCTGGCCTTCGCGCCGATGGTCAACCACTGGTGGCAGATTCCGCTGTATGTATCGCCCCGCGGCCTGACCACCTCGCCCGTCCCCTACGACGGCGGCCTCTTCGACGCCGAGTTCGACTTCTGCGACCACCGGCTGCGCCTGCGCACCGGCACCGGCCGCACCGGCGGGGTGGCGCTGGAGGCCAAACCGGTCGCCGCCTTCTACGCCGAGACGACCGACGCTCTACGCGATCTGGGGATCGAGGCCGACATCACACCCGTGCCCGTCGAGGTCGAGCGGGCCGTGCCCTTCGCCGAGGACACCGAACACACCTCCTACGATCCCGACCACGCCTACCGGTTCTGGCAGCAGCTCGTGGCCGCCCACGGCGTGTTCAGCCGCTTCCGCTCCCGCTTCATCGGCAAGACCAGCCCGGTGCACTTCTTCTGGGGAGCGATGGACCTGGCGCTGACCCGCTTCTCCGGCCGAACCGCGCCCACCCACCCCGGCGGTGCGCCCAACTGCGGCGACTGGGTCATGGTCGAGGCCCACTCCCACGAACTGTCCAGCTGCGGCTTCTGGCCCGGGGGCTCCCGGGAAGGAAGCTTCTACGGCTACGCCTACCCGGAGCCGTCCGGCTTCGCCGAGCACCCCGTCGGTCCGCAGGGGGCCTACTACGACCGGGGGCTGGGCGAGTTCCTGCTTCCCTACGACAGCGTGCGCCGCGCGCCCGATCCCGCGGCCGCGCTGATGGAGTTCCTGCAGAGCACGTATGAGGCCGCCGCTGTGAACGGGGATTGGGAGCGTGCTGCGTTGGAGAAGGGCTGGTGA
- a CDS encoding MFS transporter, which translates to MMASTGTTEAAGPAPAAADPSPGSLVRGWMAVCAVALGIFAVMTTELTPVGLLRPIGATLAVSDGAAGLMVTGPGLVAAVAAPTTIVVLGRVDRRAVLALLLGVLVAANLISALAPDFAVLLAARLLVGVSIGGFWAIAGSLALRLVPQRHVAAATSVVFGGVAAASVLGVPLATVLGDLAGWRAAFAGLGGLGAAAVVLLFLLVPRLPASEPIRLGQLPALVRSNAGVRVGIALTVLLVTGHFTAFTYVRPLLGDVSGMPAGIMGGLLLGYGAVGIAGNFLAGAGAGRNARSTVLAIAIALTAALPVFALAGTTPLGGGAALLLWGLAYGGVSVGLQSWMIAAAPRAAEAATALFVCAFNAAIASGALVGGLVVDTLTVPGAPWAGAALTLLGAAVALGARRRSPST; encoded by the coding sequence ATGATGGCCTCCACCGGCACGACGGAAGCCGCGGGTCCTGCACCGGCCGCGGCGGATCCGTCGCCGGGCTCCCTCGTCCGCGGCTGGATGGCCGTATGCGCGGTCGCGCTGGGCATCTTCGCCGTCATGACCACGGAGTTGACCCCCGTCGGCCTGCTCAGGCCGATCGGAGCGACCCTCGCGGTATCCGACGGGGCGGCGGGGCTCATGGTGACCGGCCCCGGGCTGGTCGCGGCGGTCGCGGCGCCGACGACGATCGTGGTCCTGGGCCGCGTGGACCGCCGCGCCGTGCTGGCCCTGCTGCTCGGGGTGCTGGTGGCCGCCAACCTCATCAGCGCGCTCGCCCCGGATTTCGCGGTGCTGCTGGCGGCCCGCCTGCTGGTGGGCGTGAGCATCGGCGGCTTCTGGGCGATCGCCGGGAGCCTGGCCCTGCGGCTCGTCCCGCAACGGCACGTCGCCGCAGCGACCTCGGTCGTCTTCGGCGGCGTCGCCGCGGCATCGGTGCTCGGCGTGCCGCTGGCGACGGTCCTGGGCGATCTGGCCGGTTGGCGAGCGGCCTTCGCGGGGCTCGGGGGTCTGGGCGCGGCGGCGGTCGTGCTGCTGTTCCTCCTGGTCCCCCGGTTGCCCGCGAGTGAGCCGATCCGTCTCGGGCAGCTGCCGGCCCTGGTGCGGTCCAACGCGGGCGTACGCGTCGGGATCGCACTGACCGTCCTACTGGTGACCGGGCATTTCACCGCGTTCACCTACGTCCGTCCGCTGCTCGGCGACGTGTCGGGGATGCCGGCCGGGATCATGGGCGGGCTGCTGCTCGGCTACGGCGCCGTGGGGATCGCCGGGAACTTTCTGGCCGGCGCCGGCGCCGGCCGTAACGCGCGCAGTACCGTCCTCGCGATCGCGATCGCGCTCACCGCCGCTCTTCCCGTGTTCGCTCTGGCGGGCACGACACCGCTGGGCGGGGGAGCGGCGCTGCTGCTGTGGGGGCTGGCCTACGGCGGAGTCTCGGTCGGCCTGCAGTCGTGGATGATCGCCGCCGCTCCGCGCGCGGCCGAGGCGGCCACGGCCCTGTTCGTCTGCGCGTTCAACGCGGCGATCGCCTCCGGCGCACTGGTGGGCGGACTCGTGGTGGACACGCTGACCGTACCCGGCGCTCCCTGGGCCGGTGCGGCCCTGACCCTGCTCGGCGCCGCTGTGGCTCTGGGCGCGCGCCGCAGATCCCCGAGCACCTGA
- a CDS encoding ABC transporter ATP-binding protein, which produces MPVIAVSNLSKRYGRKVAVEDMSFSVEEGEIFGILGPNGAGKTTTVECIAGLRTPDSGSVSVHGLDPHREAAELHHILGMQLQKSEMPDKLRVSEALKLYASFYENPADWRALMTELGLADKADSAFDTLSGGQKQRLSIALALVGAPKVAVLDELTTGLDPAARRDTWELVEQVRDSGVTVILVTHFMEEAERLCDRLAVIDDGKLVALDTPAGLVADVDAEQTVRFQPSTELDDAVLTALPEVASVERRGRQVVVTGTGNLVHAVTSALVHHRIVAADLRAEQAGLDDAFIALTGRRFDQSAD; this is translated from the coding sequence ATGCCGGTGATCGCCGTGTCGAACCTGTCCAAGCGGTACGGCCGGAAAGTCGCAGTCGAGGACATGTCGTTCAGCGTCGAGGAAGGCGAGATCTTCGGCATTCTCGGGCCCAACGGCGCCGGCAAGACCACCACGGTCGAGTGCATCGCGGGACTGCGCACACCGGACAGCGGAAGCGTCTCGGTACACGGCCTCGATCCGCACCGCGAAGCCGCCGAGCTGCACCACATTCTCGGTATGCAGCTGCAGAAGAGCGAGATGCCCGACAAGCTGCGCGTCTCCGAGGCACTGAAGCTCTACGCGTCCTTCTACGAGAACCCGGCCGACTGGCGCGCACTGATGACCGAACTGGGACTGGCGGACAAGGCCGACAGCGCGTTCGACACGCTCTCCGGCGGTCAGAAGCAGCGGCTGTCCATCGCCCTCGCACTGGTCGGCGCCCCGAAAGTCGCCGTCCTGGACGAACTGACCACCGGCCTGGATCCGGCCGCCCGGCGCGACACCTGGGAGCTGGTCGAGCAGGTCCGCGACAGCGGCGTCACCGTCATCCTGGTCACGCATTTCATGGAGGAAGCCGAGCGCCTGTGCGACCGGCTGGCCGTCATCGACGACGGGAAGCTCGTCGCTCTGGACACGCCGGCCGGCCTGGTGGCCGACGTGGACGCCGAGCAGACGGTGCGCTTCCAACCGAGCACGGAATTGGACGACGCGGTGCTGACCGCGCTGCCGGAAGTGGCCTCCGTCGAGCGACGCGGTCGGCAGGTGGTGGTCACCGGCACCGGAAACCTGGTGCACGCGGTCACCTCGGCCCTGGTCCACCACCGGATCGTCGCCGCGGACCTGCGCGCCGAACAGGCCGGCCTCGACGACGCCTTCATCGCACTGACCGGTCGCCGGTTCGACCAATCCGCCGATTAA
- a CDS encoding ABC transporter permease — MRALYRITAVELTLFLRDPAAYFWTLIFPVALVAIIGIIPSAHEFSAELGGRVIDYYTPVALVTSYAFLGLFVTPGYLVGYREKGVLRRLSTTPVGPARVLTAQLSVQTATAVVTTVLVLGMSAMLWDVELPDHVGGFLLAFLLSVTAILAIGSFLAAVVPTSKAVNAMGSTLFFPLMFFAGLYVPTELLPAPVPAIADFTPLGAAVEAFGNAAENGWPGITPSAVLAGYAAVFGLAAARFFRWE, encoded by the coding sequence GTGCGGGCGTTGTACCGGATCACCGCCGTAGAACTCACGCTCTTCCTGCGAGACCCCGCCGCGTACTTCTGGACGCTGATCTTCCCTGTCGCCCTCGTGGCGATCATCGGAATCATTCCGTCGGCACACGAGTTCAGCGCCGAACTCGGCGGGCGCGTCATCGACTACTACACGCCGGTCGCGCTGGTCACGTCCTATGCGTTCCTCGGGCTCTTCGTCACGCCGGGCTACCTGGTCGGGTACCGGGAGAAGGGCGTGCTGCGGCGGCTCTCGACCACTCCGGTCGGCCCGGCCCGGGTACTGACCGCCCAATTGTCGGTGCAGACGGCCACCGCCGTGGTCACCACCGTGCTGGTGCTCGGCATGAGCGCGATGCTCTGGGACGTCGAGCTGCCGGACCACGTCGGCGGCTTCCTGCTCGCGTTCCTGCTTTCCGTCACGGCGATCCTGGCGATCGGGTCGTTCCTGGCCGCCGTGGTGCCGACCAGCAAGGCCGTCAACGCTATGGGCAGCACGCTGTTCTTCCCGCTGATGTTCTTCGCCGGGCTCTACGTCCCCACGGAGTTGCTGCCCGCGCCGGTTCCCGCGATCGCCGACTTCACCCCGCTGGGCGCCGCCGTCGAGGCGTTCGGCAACGCGGCCGAGAACGGCTGGCCCGGCATCACCCCGTCGGCGGTGCTGGCCGGTTACGCCGCGGTGTTCGGCCTCGCCGCAGCGCGCTTCTTCCGCTGGGAGTAG